One part of the Diadema setosum chromosome 6, eeDiaSeto1, whole genome shotgun sequence genome encodes these proteins:
- the LOC140230034 gene encoding vang-like protein 1, whose translation MENESTGENPDDNGGFPVKLQEPPTARGSSRKSKYRDRDTDEESERSHRGRRGRRHRNRDQDSQNDGDRRRSKRVSGVPGERSVTIATAGATTDEDRDEVIEVQILPQDDNWGENTTAITGTSDRSSQEDLTRLAKDMDGSVGLDCTRYFSIIIAGALSLAAFLSPIAFVVLPSVMWVVDECGTSCDGLFISMAFKLFILLIGSWAVFFRKPKATLPRIYLFRLTMMGLIFTLLLAYWLFFVMRVITPQEPKYEGIVTYAVSLTDALLFLHYIAVILFELRHIHPVYMLKVVRSPDGLSRFYSIGQLSIQRSATFVLEQYYRDFQIYNSHLLRVPTTSRVAQKLSNFKFYDVDGVGNDSVTGHSRAIMTTAAHRRDQSRNERFYEEQEYERRMKKRKARLVVATEEAFTHIKRVHEDTHPGSHAMDPTEAAQSIFPSIARPLQKYLRITRQQPRWPMEAVIEHLALCVSYNLAPRSFLEAFFEPGPSIMLSEHCHQPTQGWELVSDTMVNRPLKEGTTFQLRQGEVSLQVFVMKVPHYKLNEEVYDYKRNRFALRLQSETSV comes from the exons GAGCCTCCCACTGCTCGTGGCAGCAGCCGTAAGAGCAAGTACCGCGACCGGGACACGGACGAAGAGAGCGAGCGGAGCCACAGGGGCCGGCGGGGCCGGCGACACCGCAACCGCGACCAGGACTCGCAGAACGATGGCGACAGGAGGCGCAGCAAGCGAGTGTCTGGCGTGCCAGGAGAACGGtctgttaccatagcaacagctGGCGCGACCACGGACGAAGATCGAGATGAG GTGATCGAGGTCCAAATTCTTCCCCAAGATGACAACTGGGGTGAAAACACCACGGCCATCACAGGCACGTCGGACCGATCATCTCAGGAGGATCTCACCAGGTTGGCCAAGGACATGGATGGGAGTGTCGGCCTCGATTGCACCCGCTACTTCAGCATCATCATCGCCGGGGCCCTGTCCCTCGCTGCTTTCCTGTCACCCATCGCATTCGTGGTGCTGCCTAGTGTCATGTGGGTGGTGGACGAGTGCGGAACGTCCTGCGATGGCCTCTTCATCAGCATGGCCTTCAAGCTCTTTATCCTCCTCATCGGGAGCTGGGCGGTGTTCTTCCGGAAGCCCAAGGCCACGCTGCCGCGCATCTACCTCTTCCGCCTCACCATGATGGGCCTCATCTTCACCCTGCTCCTGGCCTACTGGCTCTTCTTTGTCATGCGCGTCATCACGCCCCAGGAGCCCAAGTACGAGGGCATCGTCACATACGCCGTCTCCTTGACAGACGCTCTCCTGTTCCTGCACTATATCGCTGTGATCCTCTTTGAGCTACGGCACATCCACCCTGTTTACATGCTGAAGGTCGTCCGCTCGCCAGATGGCCTGAGCCGTTTTTACTCCATAGGTCAGCTGAGCATCCAGCGCTCGGCAACGTTTGTCTTAGAACAATACTATCGTGACTTTCAAATCTACAATTCGCACTTGCTCCGCGTGCCGACAACGTCACGCGTGGCGCAGAAGCTGAGTAACTTTAAGTTTTATGACGTGGATGGGGTCGGCAACGATTCCGTGACCGGCCACTCAAGAGCCATTATGACGACGGCAGCGCACCGGCGCGACCAGAGCCGCAACGAGCGATTCTACGAGGAGCAGGAGTATGAGCGGCGCATGAAGAAGCGCAAGGCCAGGCTAGTGGTGGCCACTGAAGAAGCGTTTACGCATATCAAGCGCGTCCATGAGGACACCCACCCAGGGAGCCACGCCATGGACCCCACGGAGGCAGCCCAGTCCATCTTCCCATCGATAGCCCGCCCCCTACAGAAGTACCTCCGGATCACCCGGCAGCAGCCCCGATGGCCGATGGAGGCGGTCATCGAGCACCTCGCTCTCTGCGTCAGCTACAACCTGGCCCCCAGGAGCTTCCTGGAAGCCTTCTTCGAGCCGGGACCCTCCATCATGCTGTCGGAGCACTGCCACCAGCCCACCCAGGGCTGGGAGCTGGTCTCCGACACCATGGTGAACCGACCACTCAAGGAGGGCACAACGTTTCAACTCAGGCAGGGCGAAGTCTCCCTCCAGGTCTTTGTCATGAAAGTGCCACACTACAAACTCAATGAAGAGGTCTACGATTACAAGCGGAATCGCTTTGCCCTTAGGCTCCAGTCAGAAACGTCCGTGTAA